The DNA segment ATCGTATCTTTATCCGCAGATCAATGCAAACGGATCATTAGATCGGAAGTCTGTAGACAACGCTACTAGCGGCGGATATCAACTTCGTGAGGGGATAACATCCACCTATGCATCTTCCCTTTCGTTAGTCAGCTATGAAATTGACTTGTTCGGTAAAGTACGTCGTGCGAACGAAGCGGCACGCGCGACACTTCTCTCTACGGAATATGCTTCGCAAACACTCAAAATTTCTATAGCATCCAATGTAGCGGCATCGTATATCAAACTCTCCTCCATACAAGGACAAATTGATTTGGCTCGTGAAAATCTTTCTGTTACACAGGAAATTGCACACCTCAATGAGTTTAAGTACAAACATGGTGTTATCGCTGAAAGTGTTTTACTCCAATCTCTTTCAGAAGTAGAAAGTGCCAAAGCGACACTCTCCCAGCTCGAAGCCGCTAAAATATCTGAAGAATCAACTTTTAATCTCTTGTTGGGACGCAACCCGTCAAAGGTTGCGGTATCAGACTTAAATGCTATTCTCCTTCCTGACGTCCCGGCAGCGTTGCCTTCGGATGTATTGAACAAACGACCAGATATTGCATCGGCAGAACAAAACCTGATTGCGGCAAACGCTCAGATAGGTGTCGCACGCGCCGCATACTTCCCAAGCATTAAACTAACAGGTATGTTAGGGATTCAAAGTATGGAACTTAGTAACTTTGTCTCTAATCCTGCGAAGATATGGGAGCTAACACCGTCAGTCAGTATCCCTGTCTTCTCAGCAGGCTTGATTTCAGGACAAATCAAAACTGCGGAAGCCGATCGGAACCAGACCCTTGCCGTCTATAAAAAAACCATCGTAAGCGCTTTTAACGATACGGACAATGCCATCGGACAAACAGCCAAAGCAAAAGAACAAATTACCTATCAAACGGCACGTACGGCAGCGATACAAAAAGCGCTGATGCAAAGTAAATTGCGCTATCAAGTCGGCACCATCGCTTACAGTGATATGCTCCTTGTCCAACAACAATGGCTACAGGCTTCTCAACAGTTGCTCATTGCCAAACAAAATGCCCTTACTTCGACCATTGCCCTTTATAAAGCATTGGGAGGCGGATGGAATCAGAATCAAACACCTCCATTGCCTAATCTCCTTCCTGCAGGACGATAAACCGTTTCACCCGATCTCCTGTTCTGCTGCTTTTTGCAGTAGTACCCTTACAACGAAAATCGAAAAAATCAATTAAAAATAATCATAAAACAGTCTCATTCCTCTATCCCAAATGCCGCCAAAAAGATAACAGTTGGTAAACAGACTTGAAAATCCGCAAAAAAAGTCAAAAAACAACTCTTTTAATGTTGACATTTACCCCATTTTTTCGCCTAAAATTAGAAAAATTCAATCCGATCAAAGTCCCTATTTTAGGGACTTTTAAAAAAGATTTCAAAATTTTGCAAAAACCACTTGACAAGAATGGGGTGAGTAGTGGTATACTTCCGCCATATTTTTTAAGGAGCCTTACATGATGAAAATCGTATCTGCACTACTTTTAGCTGCAATGTTTATCGGATGCAGCGAGTCTGCTAAAACTGAAGAAGCTGCTGCACCAGTAGCTGAAGCTGCTATGCCTGCTGAAGAAGCTGCTGCACCTGCTGCTGATGCAAACGCTGAAGCTGCTATGCCTGCTGCTGACGCTGCTGCACCTGCTGCTGAAGCACCTGCTGCTGACGCTGCTGCAACTCCAGCTAAATAAGTTTTCCTTAGCAAGTTGTTTCGCACTTCGGTGCGAAACTTTTTACACTCTTCTTTCTTCTTTTAAAACAAAATCAAACTAACTTATCGTAAACT comes from the Sulfuricurvum sp. genome and includes:
- a CDS encoding efflux transporter outer membrane subunit; translation: MNRISLSLILAGLLGGCAIGPDYVRPEVTAPETFIYNDVNKTNITTIDTQWWKQFNDPELTRSVESALSANYDLQASQASVDAILGKFDQAKSYLYPQINANGSLDRKSVDNATSGGYQLREGITSTYASSLSLVSYEIDLFGKVRRANEAARATLLSTEYASQTLKISIASNVAASYIKLSSIQGQIDLARENLSVTQEIAHLNEFKYKHGVIAESVLLQSLSEVESAKATLSQLEAAKISEESTFNLLLGRNPSKVAVSDLNAILLPDVPAALPSDVLNKRPDIASAEQNLIAANAQIGVARAAYFPSIKLTGMLGIQSMELSNFVSNPAKIWELTPSVSIPVFSAGLISGQIKTAEADRNQTLAVYKKTIVSAFNDTDNAIGQTAKAKEQITYQTARTAAIQKALMQSKLRYQVGTIAYSDMLLVQQQWLQASQQLLIAKQNALTSTIALYKALGGGWNQNQTPPLPNLLPAGR